A region from the Spea bombifrons isolate aSpeBom1 chromosome 7, aSpeBom1.2.pri, whole genome shotgun sequence genome encodes:
- the CPO gene encoding carboxypeptidase O yields MYILLWNAGILGILTPQVLGWGIQYDGDQVLRIIPENVKQVQCLQEMCQSWMLDLWKPLQPEDITVGNVVHVRIPSTALQPMKQDLLHCSLSFEILIDNVKHLVGPKPKGTEQRHKRSLASYNYTKYNSMEEIYHWISQMSESNQGLVTQHFLGTTYELRPMHYLKISLQSNKSKKIVWIDCGIHAREWIAPAFCQWFVKEIVQKHKSDPKISKILQNIDIYVLPVLNVDGYIYSWTHERLWRKSRSQHENGTCYGVDLNRNFNIKWCTLGSSTNCSSNSFCGSSPASEPETKAVVNFIEKNKSDMICYLTIHSYSQFILTAYGYTTELPRNYNETIKVARMAASELKKKHGIDYSVGTFSKLLYEASGTSQDWVHDLGIDFSFTLELRDNGTHKFILPEDQIRPTCEETMAAVMTIIDYVDDKYFPNSAPVVSFFFWSKVFVTYTVLQMM; encoded by the exons ATGTATATTCTTCTGTGGAACGCTGGGATCCTAGGAATTCTCACCCCACAGGTGCTGGGCTGGGGGATCCAGTATGACGG GGACCAAGTGTTACGAATCATCCCTGAGAATGTGAAACAGGTCCAATGCTTGCAGGAAATGTGTCAATCATGGATG CTGGATCTCTGGAAGCCTCTACAGCCAGAAGATATCACTGTCGGGAATGTTGTGCATGTCAGGATCCCATCGACTGCTCTGCAGCCCATGAAACAGGACCTGCTTCACTGTTCACTATCTTTTGA AATCCTGATAGACAATGTAAAACACTTGGTGGGTCCAAAACCGAAGGGTACAGAACAAAGGCACAAGAGGTCCCTGGCAAGCTACAACTACACCAAATATAATTCAATGGAAGag ATTTATCACTGGATTAGTCAGATGTCAGAGAGCAACCAAGGCTTAGTAACACAACATTTTTTGGGCACAACATATGAATTAAGACCCATGCACTACCTGAAG ATAAGTCTTCAgtcaaataaatcaaaaaagaTTGTCTGGATAGATTGTGGAATACATGCCAGAGAATGGATTGCCCCAGCCTTCTGCCAGTGGTTTGTCAAAGAG ATTGTCCAGAAACACAAGAGTGATCCCAAGATCAGTAAAATCCTCCAGAACATTGATATCTATGTCTTACCTGTTCTCAACGTTGATGGTTATATCTACTCCTGGACACAT GAAAGACTCTGGAGAAAATCTCGCTCTCAGCATGAGAATGGCACCTGCTATGGAGTGGACCTTAACCGTAACTTTAACATAAAGTGGTGCA CTCTTGGGTCTTCTACCAACTGCAGCTCCAATTCTTTCTGTGGGAGTTCACCTGCTTCTGAACCAGAAACTAAGGCAGTGGTCAATTTCATAGAGAAAAATAAGTCAGATATGATATGCTACCTCACTATACACTCATATAGTCAGTTCATCTTGACTGCATATGGATACACAACAGAACTACCAAGGAATTATAATGAAACG ATTAAAGTGGCCAGGATGGCTGCCTCTGAACTGAAGAAGAAACATGGCATAGATTACAGTGTAGGAACCTTCTCCAAACTCCTTT ATGAAGCCTCAGGAACCTCACAAGACTGGGTCCACGATCTTGGAATAGACTTTTCATTTACTTTGGAGTTGAGAGACAACGGAACCCATAAATTCATATTACCGGAGGACCAAATCCGTCCAACTTGTGAAGAGACCATGGCAGCTGTGATGACAATTATAGATTATGTCGATGacaaatattttccaaataGCGCACCTgttgtctccttttttttctggtctAAAGTTTTCGTCACATATACTGTTCTCCAAATGATGTGA